A DNA window from Thiobacillus denitrificans ATCC 25259 contains the following coding sequences:
- a CDS encoding FTR1 family protein: MNQRTFQAAFHAVGWVAALLVLVALSLPARAASADPGRTAQTIAHMLDYVGVDYPEFVRDGKVLDAAEYQEQSEFSVQVIEQLRKLPDNPAKAGLLRQAETLNARIAARAPGDEVSRLAGELRQGVIAAYRIAVAPKRAPDLRGAARLYAAQCAACHGAEGKGDGVQAGGMEPAPADFHDAARMRQRSVYGLFSTISLGVSGTAMGGFDQLSEAERWALAFYVSSLGTPAEVAQQGAARFAAGGSDLPFANLKTLVMTTENEVRARDGDAAAAVFAWLRQNPVEAKATAEPPLAFAGRHVDESLAAYRSGDVALAQRLAVTGYLEGFELVEASLDASDRALRQEIETQMTAYRNLLRAGAPVADAEKQAALLHALLARAGDTLDAGGLSPFAALLGAFFILVREGLEALLVVAAVVAFLVKAERREALRYVHVGWIGALGLGVLTWFVASYVIAISGAGREVTEGITALAASAILLYVGFWLHDKSHADRWKAFVGRHLTHALSRGTLWALAGVSFLAVYREAFETVLFYQALWQQAEGARSSVLAGAGLGAATLAVLGWMIFRFGLRLPIGPFFAASSALLALLAVMFAGHGVAALQEAGWLPLDPVNFIEVPLLGIYANVQALSLQGGLIAVILVGFAWGHARRGLALASGDALR; the protein is encoded by the coding sequence ATGAATCAACGCACCTTCCAGGCGGCCTTCCACGCGGTGGGCTGGGTCGCCGCGCTCCTCGTGCTCGTCGCGCTGAGCCTGCCGGCCCGCGCCGCCTCGGCCGACCCTGGGCGCACGGCCCAGACCATTGCGCACATGCTCGACTACGTCGGCGTCGACTACCCGGAATTCGTGCGCGACGGCAAGGTGCTCGACGCGGCCGAATATCAGGAGCAGTCGGAGTTTTCCGTCCAGGTCATCGAACAGTTGCGCAAGCTGCCGGACAATCCCGCCAAGGCGGGGTTGCTGCGACAGGCCGAAACGCTCAACGCGCGCATCGCCGCCCGTGCGCCCGGCGACGAGGTGTCCCGTCTCGCCGGCGAATTGAGGCAGGGCGTCATCGCCGCGTATCGCATCGCCGTCGCGCCCAAGCGCGCACCCGACCTGCGCGGCGCCGCCCGGCTGTATGCCGCGCAGTGCGCCGCCTGTCACGGTGCGGAAGGCAAGGGCGACGGCGTCCAGGCGGGCGGCATGGAGCCGGCGCCGGCCGACTTCCACGACGCGGCGCGCATGCGGCAACGCAGCGTGTACGGCCTTTTCAGCACGATCAGTCTCGGCGTAAGCGGCACCGCGATGGGTGGATTCGACCAGCTGTCCGAGGCGGAGCGCTGGGCACTCGCGTTCTACGTCTCCTCGCTCGGGACGCCGGCCGAGGTTGCCCAGCAAGGCGCGGCGCGATTCGCCGCCGGCGGCAGCGACCTGCCCTTCGCCAACCTGAAAACGCTCGTGATGACGACCGAGAACGAAGTCCGCGCGCGCGACGGCGACGCCGCCGCCGCGGTCTTCGCCTGGCTCCGGCAAAACCCGGTCGAAGCGAAGGCGACGGCCGAGCCGCCGCTCGCCTTCGCCGGCCGCCATGTCGACGAGAGCCTCGCCGCCTACCGCTCGGGCGACGTCGCGCTGGCCCAGCGGCTCGCCGTGACGGGCTATCTCGAAGGCTTCGAGCTCGTCGAGGCCAGTCTCGACGCCTCCGACCGCGCACTGCGGCAGGAAATCGAAACCCAGATGACGGCCTACCGCAATCTGCTGCGCGCCGGCGCACCCGTCGCCGATGCGGAAAAACAGGCCGCGCTGCTGCACGCGCTGCTCGCCCGTGCGGGCGACACACTCGACGCCGGCGGGCTGTCGCCGTTCGCCGCCCTGCTCGGTGCCTTCTTCATCCTCGTGCGTGAAGGCCTCGAAGCACTGCTCGTGGTCGCGGCGGTCGTCGCCTTCCTGGTCAAGGCCGAACGCCGCGAGGCGCTGCGCTACGTCCATGTCGGCTGGATCGGCGCGCTGGGCCTGGGCGTGCTGACCTGGTTCGTCGCGAGCTACGTCATCGCGATCAGCGGCGCCGGGCGCGAGGTCACGGAAGGGATCACCGCGCTCGCCGCGAGCGCGATCCTGCTCTACGTCGGCTTCTGGCTGCACGACAAGTCCCACGCCGACCGCTGGAAGGCCTTCGTCGGCCGCCACCTGACGCACGCCTTGTCGCGCGGCACGCTGTGGGCGCTCGCCGGCGTCTCCTTCCTGGCGGTCTACCGCGAAGCCTTCGAGACGGTGCTGTTCTATCAGGCGCTCTGGCAGCAGGCCGAAGGCGCGCGGAGTTCGGTGCTGGCGGGCGCCGGCCTCGGCGCCGCAACGCTCGCCGTGCTCGGCTGGATGATCTTCCGCTTCGGCCTGCGCCTGCCGATCGGCCCCTTCTTCGCCGCGAGCTCGGCGCTGCTCGCGCTGCTCGCGGTCATGTTCGCCGGCCACGGCGTCGCCGCGCTGCAGGAAGCGGGCTGGCTGCCGCTCGATCCTGTCAATTTCATAGAGGTCCCGCTTCTCGGCATTTACGCCAACGTACAGGCCTTGTCGCTGCAGGGCGGCCTGATTGCAGTGATCCTCGTCGGCTTTGCCTGGGGCCACGCCCGGCGCGGGCTTGCGCTCGCCAGCGGCGACGCACTCCGCTGA
- the hemP gene encoding hemin uptake protein HemP has translation MDLQIPSSPAARSEPGQPALQPGVVEADALFRGHHEIVISHNGAHYRLRITKNGKLILTK, from the coding sequence ATGGACCTCCAGATACCCTCTTCTCCCGCTGCGCGATCCGAGCCCGGTCAACCCGCCCTGCAACCCGGCGTCGTCGAGGCGGACGCGCTGTTCCGCGGCCATCACGAGATCGTGATCAGCCATAACGGCGCGCACTATCGGCTGCGCATCACGAAGAACGGCAAACTGATTCTCACGAAGTAG
- a CDS encoding cation diffusion facilitator family transporter — protein sequence MAAHKHDHAGHTHFHGAHAGGSRTLLVALLLTLAFAGIEAAAGLWSGSLALLSDAAHMVADSSALGLAAAAAWLARRPPSMRHSYGLVRAEVLAALLNSLLVLVLVGFIVHEALERIGSPRDVAGGAVIGVAVIGLAVNLTVAWVLSRGAHSLNSRAALLHVLGDALGSVAAIAAGIVVVTTGWTPIDPLLSILVAVLILVSALRLLREVVHVLMEGVPLDVELEAVGRDLAALDGVLRVHDLHVWTLSTGTVALSAHLELRDLADWPGILAAARRDMDARHGIRHVTLQPETLAALPLQRAEWPPRESRPHG from the coding sequence GTGGCCGCGCATAAGCACGACCACGCCGGCCACACGCACTTTCACGGCGCGCACGCGGGCGGGAGCCGCACGCTGCTCGTCGCGCTACTGCTGACGCTCGCGTTCGCCGGCATCGAGGCCGCGGCGGGCCTGTGGTCGGGCTCGCTCGCGCTGCTCTCCGACGCCGCGCACATGGTCGCCGACAGTTCGGCGCTCGGACTCGCCGCGGCAGCGGCCTGGCTCGCGCGGCGCCCGCCGAGCATGCGCCACTCCTACGGCCTCGTGCGCGCCGAGGTGCTCGCGGCGCTGCTCAACAGCCTGCTCGTGCTCGTGCTGGTCGGCTTCATCGTGCACGAAGCGCTCGAACGCATCGGCAGCCCGCGCGACGTCGCCGGCGGCGCCGTCATCGGCGTCGCCGTAATCGGTCTCGCGGTCAACCTGACGGTCGCCTGGGTGCTCTCGCGCGGCGCGCACAGCCTCAACAGCCGCGCCGCCCTGCTCCACGTGCTCGGCGACGCGCTCGGCTCGGTCGCGGCGATCGCCGCCGGCATCGTCGTCGTCACGACCGGCTGGACGCCGATCGACCCGCTGCTGTCGATCCTCGTCGCCGTCTTGATCCTCGTCTCCGCGCTGCGGCTGCTGCGCGAGGTCGTCCACGTGCTGATGGAAGGCGTGCCGCTCGACGTCGAACTCGAAGCGGTCGGCCGCGACCTCGCCGCGCTCGACGGCGTGCTGCGCGTTCACGACCTGCACGTGTGGACCCTCTCGACCGGCACCGTGGCGCTCTCGGCCCACCTGGAACTGCGCGACCTCGCCGACTGGCCGGGCATTCTCGCGGCCGCGCGCAGGGACATGGACGCGCGGCACGGCATCCGCCACGTCACGCTGCAACCCGAGACGCTCGCCGCGCTGCCCCTGCAGCGCGCGGAATGGCCGCCGCGGGAAAGCCGCCCGCACGGCTGA
- the nagZ gene encoding beta-N-acetylhexosaminidase: MTLGPLMLDVAGTELCDDDRRRLSDPLVGGVILFSRNYRDPAQLAALCEEIHALKAAPLLIGVDHEGGRVQRFRDGFTRLPPMRSLGAIWNEHPQRARELARETGYVLASELRAHGVDFSFAPVLDLDYGASSVIGDRAFHADPQAVFQLGQAVMLGMKDAGMAACGKHFPGHGFVIADSHVDIPVDRRTLGDIARADLVPFRLMVEAGLAAMMPAHVIYPEVDAQPAGFSRVWLQKILRQQLGFDGAVFSDDLCMAGAAFAGGIVERVRAALDAGCDMALVCNHPELADEVLAKLDVDWPAPARARLARMHGHPAHAPTMTALRESARYAEALHHVAGLGRDSAELDLSDPTDYCGRA, from the coding sequence GTGACCCTTGGACCCTTGATGCTCGACGTCGCCGGCACCGAACTGTGCGACGACGACCGCCGCCGCCTCAGCGACCCGCTGGTCGGCGGCGTCATTCTTTTCTCGCGCAACTACCGCGACCCGGCGCAGCTCGCCGCGCTGTGCGAGGAGATCCACGCGCTCAAGGCCGCGCCGCTCCTGATCGGCGTCGACCACGAAGGCGGGCGCGTGCAGCGCTTCCGCGACGGCTTCACCCGCCTGCCGCCGATGCGCAGCCTCGGCGCGATCTGGAACGAGCACCCGCAGCGCGCCCGCGAACTCGCGCGCGAGACCGGCTACGTGCTCGCAAGCGAGCTGCGCGCGCACGGCGTCGACTTCAGCTTCGCGCCCGTGCTCGACCTCGACTACGGCGCGTCGTCGGTGATCGGCGACCGCGCCTTCCACGCCGACCCGCAGGCCGTGTTCCAGCTCGGGCAGGCGGTCATGCTCGGCATGAAGGACGCCGGCATGGCGGCCTGCGGCAAGCACTTCCCCGGCCACGGCTTCGTCATCGCCGATTCGCACGTCGACATTCCGGTCGACCGACGCACGCTCGGCGACATCGCTCGCGCCGACCTGGTGCCCTTCCGCCTGATGGTCGAGGCCGGGCTCGCGGCGATGATGCCCGCGCACGTGATCTATCCCGAGGTCGACGCGCAGCCGGCCGGCTTCTCGCGCGTCTGGCTGCAGAAGATCCTGCGCCAGCAACTCGGCTTCGACGGCGCGGTGTTCAGCGACGACCTGTGCATGGCCGGCGCGGCGTTCGCCGGCGGCATCGTCGAGCGCGTGCGGGCCGCGCTCGACGCCGGCTGCGACATGGCCCTCGTGTGCAACCACCCCGAGCTTGCCGACGAGGTGCTGGCCAAGCTCGACGTCGACTGGCCGGCCCCGGCGCGCGCGCGGCTCGCGCGCATGCACGGCCATCCCGCCCACGCGCCGACGATGACCGCGCTGCGCGAATCGGCGCGTTATGCCGAGGCGCTGCACCACGTCGCCGGGCTCGGCCGGGATTCCGCCGAACTCGATCTGTCCGACCCGACCGACTACTGTGGCCGCGCATAA